A stretch of the Chlorobiota bacterium genome encodes the following:
- the rlmN gene encoding 23S rRNA (adenine(2503)-C(2))-methyltransferase RlmN, translating to MEPILISINEPQFKEPIIGKNREDLIEVTKNLGQPSFRSNQLYEWIYSKRTQQFDLMTNLGVKFIQELQEKYSLQSLKLIDSIGDKNDTVKFLFRTFDNLNIEAVLIPSESRNDQNEPRRKTICISTQVGCPLDCKFCATASMKMKRNLLCNEIIEQIFIVEKFIDEKITNIVYMGMGEPMLNYNEVFKSISIITDPKNKMCSPKRITVSTSGLVDGIIKMADENQKVKLALSLHALTDGLRSKLMPINLKYNLKSVMNALEYYYQKTRETVTFEYILFEGLNDTQQDVKRLTRLSKRFPTKVNVIPFHPIEFINPVGFSSELKPTSVVKFNEFISDLKYNGVQVMVRSSSGKDINAACGQLAITHDKILLSEK from the coding sequence ATGGAACCAATATTAATCTCAATAAATGAACCTCAATTTAAAGAACCAATAATTGGGAAAAATAGAGAAGATCTTATCGAGGTTACTAAAAATCTAGGACAACCAAGCTTTAGATCAAATCAGTTGTATGAATGGATTTATTCTAAGAGAACTCAACAATTTGATTTAATGACAAATCTTGGTGTTAAATTTATTCAAGAACTTCAAGAAAAATATAGTTTACAATCATTAAAGCTTATTGATTCAATAGGTGACAAAAATGATACTGTCAAATTTTTATTTAGAACTTTTGATAATCTGAATATTGAAGCGGTATTAATACCAAGTGAATCAAGAAATGATCAGAATGAACCTAGAAGAAAAACAATTTGCATTTCAACTCAAGTTGGTTGTCCTTTAGACTGTAAATTTTGTGCAACTGCTTCAATGAAAATGAAAAGGAATTTATTGTGCAATGAAATAATTGAACAAATATTTATTGTTGAAAAGTTTATAGATGAAAAAATTACTAATATTGTTTATATGGGAATGGGAGAACCTATGTTAAATTATAATGAAGTATTTAAATCTATTTCAATAATTACAGATCCTAAAAATAAAATGTGTTCACCTAAAAGAATTACAGTTTCTACTTCGGGTCTTGTAGATGGAATTATTAAAATGGCTGATGAAAACCAAAAAGTAAAACTTGCATTATCTTTACATGCATTAACTGATGGTTTAAGAAGTAAATTAATGCCAATAAATTTGAAATATAATTTAAAATCTGTGATGAATGCATTAGAATATTACTATCAAAAAACTCGAGAAACTGTAACTTTTGAATATATCTTATTTGAAGGATTAAATGATACTCAGCAAGATGTTAAAAGGCTTACAAGACTTTCAAAAAGATTTCCAACTAAAGTAAACGTTATACCTTTTCATCCTATAGAATTTATCAATCCAGTTGGATTCTCAAGTGAATTAAAACCAACTTCTGTTGTAAAATTTAACGAATTTATTTCGGATTTGAAATATAATGGAGTTCAAGTAATGGTTAGGTCTTCTTCCGGAAAAGATATTAACGCTGCTTGCGGACAATTAGCAATAACTCACGATAAAATTTTATTGAGTGAAAAATAA